One window of Mus caroli chromosome 11, CAROLI_EIJ_v1.1, whole genome shotgun sequence genomic DNA carries:
- the LOC110306335 gene encoding transmembrane protein 92-like, which produces MLDAWVWGTLTLTFGLLSSLQGVSTNETVNTCDILNCTKGFTCCDNRCCPERKFWKLENNRFRLVNIILWAIILVLFICVLVRHYYLRCTNLQHDIRTSDHQTPPEPPSIAPLESIRVTSLDPPPPYSQVVLPPTPTEPPPPYSLRPEGPAGQMRGHAYATL; this is translated from the exons ATGCTGGACGCCTGGGTCTGGGGCACACTCACCTTGACCTTTGGCCTGCTTTCCAGTCTCCAAGGAGTAAGCACCAATGAG ACTGTAAACACATGTGACATCCT AAACTGTACCAAAGGATTCACATGCTGTGACAATAGATGCTGCCCTGAAAGAAAGTTCTGGAAGCTTGAAAATAATCGCTTTAG GCTTGTGAACATCATCCTGTGGGCCATTATACTCGTTTTGTTCATCTGTGTCCTAGTGAGGCATTACTATTTGAGGTGCACAAATCTACAGCATGACATCAGAACATCTGATCATCAGACTCCTCCAGAACCGCCCTCCATTGCTCCCCTGGAGAGCATTAGGGTCACCTCCTTGGATCCCCCACCACCCTACAGTCAG GTTGTTCTGCCGCCAACTCCCACAGAACCACCTCCTCCCTACAGCCTCAGGCCTGAGGGCCCTGCTGGCCAGATGAGAGGGCATGCCTACGCAACCCTTTGA